From a region of the Streptococcus ruminantium genome:
- the tehB gene encoding SAM-dependent methyltransferase TehB — MTVLVPYRRMPVWNQETVPQHFLTKHNTKVGTWAKIRVLNGRIKFELMSNANEVLGEFVYVSTDDIPMIEPQVWHRVTLLTEDTEFFLEFFCSPEDYFAKKYDYTRTHSEVLEALNIIEPCKVLDLGCGRGRNSLYLAQRGFDVTAVDKDESSIQTLLQVKELEDLDLQVGFYDINSASLEQDYDWIISTVVFMSLERGQVPAIIQNMQEQTRSGGYNLIVAAMDTEDAPCPVDFSFTFGTGELKEYYRDWKFIKYNENFGHLHRRDENGNFLKMRFVTMLAQKTK; from the coding sequence ATGACAGTTTTAGTCCCTTATAGACGAATGCCGGTTTGGAATCAAGAAACGGTTCCCCAACATTTTTTGACCAAGCACAATACTAAAGTTGGTACTTGGGCAAAAATTAGGGTTTTGAATGGACGGATTAAGTTTGAGTTAATGTCTAATGCTAATGAAGTCTTAGGCGAGTTTGTCTATGTCTCAACAGATGATATTCCAATGATAGAACCTCAGGTTTGGCACCGTGTGACATTGTTGACAGAGGATACAGAGTTTTTCTTAGAATTTTTCTGTAGTCCGGAGGATTATTTTGCCAAGAAGTATGACTATACTCGTACGCATTCGGAAGTCTTGGAGGCCTTGAATATTATTGAGCCTTGTAAGGTATTGGACCTGGGCTGTGGACGTGGTCGTAACAGTCTCTATCTTGCTCAGCGTGGTTTTGATGTGACAGCTGTGGATAAAGATGAGTCAAGCATTCAGACACTCTTACAGGTTAAAGAGTTGGAAGATTTGGATTTGCAGGTCGGTTTCTATGATATTAACTCCGCTAGTTTAGAGCAAGATTATGACTGGATTATTTCAACGGTCGTTTTCATGTCCTTAGAGCGTGGCCAGGTACCAGCTATTATCCAGAATATGCAGGAGCAAACACGAAGTGGTGGTTATAATCTGATTGTGGCAGCCATGGATACAGAGGATGCACCTTGTCCCGTGGATTTTTCTTTTACTTTTGGAACAGGCGAGCTGAAAGAGTACTATCGTGATTGGAAATTCATCAAATACAATGAAAATTTTGGTCACCTTCATAGACGGGATGAAAATGGGAATTTTCTCAAAATGCGTTTTGTGACCATGCTAGCTCAAAAAACGAAATAA
- a CDS encoding C69 family dipeptidase — translation MKKTFIRIATFLMLVCLFPTQIVQACAGFIIGKGLTTDGSVLYGRTEDYPYSPDNGAHNKNYIVVPAKTYAEGEMLTDEAFGFTAPHLANEFKYTSTPDAARGDGSNGNFGAHGFNEKGVSMSATVTAIPNKKVLAVDPLVKSGGLGESILVDYVLPRVSTAREGIELIAKTIDEKGSAEGNIVVIADKNEVWYMEILSGHQYVAIKFPEDKYAVFANTYYLGHVNLADKENVIASSKVEEVAKQADSYATVDGQFHIAKSYGPETYAEGDRSRTYAGITLLDPQTPVTYGDAVYDLLRQPTDPSRRFGLQDVFVLQRNRFEHLPQFRPDDEVGKKKQGDNGENDQAADATYKYALGNENVINAHVYQIKDSLPSAFGGIVWLGLGQTRNTPYVPFYGIVTDTHEAFKPRTATYDTTSWYWTVQNIDKMAMAHPELFGKSIQEKWIALEKEWIAQQAALDTQYAGLSDEAALAQAGSITADTLVRADEIFKQLKAVEAEMKAKIESATTPSSSTESSSSAESSSSTVPSSSVESSSTTVSSTSTGTSTNQSTIVSSDKGGVTTSSSIGAGTSVPSSNKKVSATTKKGKSILPSTGEQVSILLIALGVVGILVVIFLNRKKSDKD, via the coding sequence ATGAAAAAGACTTTTATTCGCATTGCAACATTTCTGATGTTGGTTTGCCTATTCCCTACCCAGATTGTCCAAGCCTGTGCGGGCTTTATCATTGGGAAAGGATTGACAACAGACGGTTCTGTCCTTTATGGTAGGACGGAGGATTATCCATATTCACCGGATAACGGGGCGCACAATAAAAACTATATTGTTGTCCCAGCAAAAACCTACGCAGAAGGTGAGATGTTAACGGATGAGGCATTTGGTTTTACTGCACCACATTTGGCAAATGAATTTAAATATACATCAACACCTGATGCGGCGCGTGGTGATGGTTCCAACGGTAATTTTGGTGCACATGGCTTTAATGAAAAAGGTGTCTCTATGTCAGCTACTGTGACAGCCATTCCAAATAAAAAAGTGTTGGCTGTGGATCCACTTGTAAAATCTGGGGGATTAGGAGAGTCCATTTTAGTTGACTATGTGCTGCCTCGTGTTTCAACCGCTCGTGAAGGAATTGAATTGATTGCTAAGACAATCGATGAAAAAGGTTCAGCGGAAGGTAATATTGTTGTGATCGCCGATAAGAACGAAGTCTGGTATATGGAAATTTTGTCAGGTCACCAATATGTTGCCATCAAATTCCCAGAAGACAAGTATGCTGTTTTTGCTAACACTTACTATTTAGGTCATGTTAATCTAGCAGATAAGGAAAATGTGATTGCTTCATCTAAAGTGGAAGAAGTAGCTAAGCAAGCTGATAGCTACGCTACCGTAGATGGTCAATTCCACATCGCCAAGTCCTATGGACCCGAAACTTATGCAGAAGGAGATCGTTCTAGGACGTATGCTGGTATCACACTGCTGGATCCACAAACTCCAGTAACCTATGGCGATGCAGTCTATGACTTACTGCGTCAGCCGACAGATCCAAGTCGTCGCTTTGGTCTACAGGATGTTTTTGTCTTGCAACGCAATCGCTTTGAGCATCTTCCTCAATTTCGTCCAGATGATGAAGTCGGGAAGAAAAAACAAGGCGATAATGGGGAAAATGATCAAGCAGCAGATGCAACCTACAAGTACGCTCTTGGTAATGAGAACGTCATCAATGCCCATGTCTACCAAATAAAAGACAGCTTACCATCAGCCTTTGGTGGCATTGTATGGCTAGGGTTAGGTCAGACTCGGAATACTCCTTATGTACCTTTCTATGGCATTGTAACAGATACTCACGAAGCTTTTAAACCGCGTACGGCGACTTATGACACAACTTCTTGGTACTGGACTGTTCAGAATATTGATAAGATGGCAATGGCTCACCCAGAGTTATTTGGCAAATCTATTCAAGAAAAGTGGATTGCTCTTGAAAAGGAATGGATTGCTCAACAAGCGGCTTTAGATACCCAGTATGCAGGTTTATCTGATGAGGCAGCTCTTGCGCAGGCAGGAAGCATTACAGCAGATACCTTGGTACGGGCAGATGAAATTTTTAAACAGTTAAAAGCAGTAGAAGCTGAGATGAAAGCTAAAATTGAGTCAGCGACTACTCCATCATCTAGTACAGAATCATCGTCTAGCGCAGAATCATCATCCAGTACGGTGCCATCATCCAGTGTAGAATCATCAAGTACTACAGTGTCATCTACAAGCACTGGTACGAGTACAAACCAGTCTACTATAGTGAGCTCAGACAAAGGAGGAGTAACAACTTCGTCTAGTATTGGTGCAGGAACAAGTGTTCCTTCATCAAATAAGAAAGTGAGTGCTACGACTAAAAAAGGAAAATCCATTCTTCCAAGCACGGGTGAGCAGGTCAGCATACTCTTAATTGCTCTAGGAGTGGTAGGTATCCTAGTAGTCATTTTCCTCAATCGTAAAAAATCTGACAAAGATTGA
- a CDS encoding heavy metal translocating P-type ATPase gives MKKASYSVEGMTCASCAMTVEKAVGKLTGVEQVGVNIATEKLTLTYDAELLSFEDISQTVEKVGYRLVDNLVTETYLIEGMTCASCAMMVEKTLRKLEGVEEVNVHLVTEKVRIRYDRDQQNLASLEAAVKKAGYKLVWQASEREKEMKKKLTKQEILWNQFIWSALFTLPLLYISMGPMLPFGGLPLPIWLHQPLFYTTSQLILLLPVLYIGRSFFKKGFKMLFQAHPNMDSLIAAGTSAALLQGMLMLGFLLSGREVPMHGQHPDLYFESAAVILTLITLGKYFEARSKGQTSEAIKKLMNLIPQTAQVLREGQEMQVSIDQVLVGDRLIVRPGQQVPVDGKVLEGQTRVDESMLTGESLPVKKMVGDTVFGATLNQQGAIQMQATKVGRDTTLSQIIRLVEEAQGTKAPIAKLADQVSAVFVPIVMGLALLSGLTWYFLGQESWIFSLTISISVLVIACPCALGLATPTAIMVGTGKGAENGLLFKSSQAIEALQQVDTLIFDKTGTITEGQPQVVAIQLLADKNREQVLQLAASSEQFSEHPLAQALLQTAKEESIALLAATNFQVHAGRGLSVTIAEQTIHLGNERLMSEQEIELGEGRAVAEQFAKEAKTPVFLAANKELLAVIAIADRVKKTSQEAIQTLKAMGLKVVMLTGDHKKTAQAIAKEIGIEQVISQVLPDDKANQVRLLQSQGKCVAMVGDGINDAPALAQAQVGIAIGSGTDIAIESADVVLMHSDMLDVIKAIKLSQATMRTIKQNLFWAFAYNVVGIPIAMGLLYLFDGPLLNPMLAGAAMSLSSVSVVLNALRLRSMRLEIQAFKK, from the coding sequence ATGAAGAAAGCAAGCTACTCAGTTGAAGGAATGACTTGTGCTTCCTGCGCTATGACAGTAGAGAAAGCTGTAGGGAAGTTAACAGGGGTGGAGCAGGTTGGTGTGAATATAGCCACTGAGAAATTGACTCTTACCTACGATGCAGAACTCCTAAGTTTTGAAGACATTAGCCAGACGGTTGAAAAGGTAGGCTACCGTTTAGTTGATAACTTGGTGACAGAAACCTATCTGATAGAAGGAATGACCTGTGCTTCCTGTGCCATGATGGTAGAAAAGACCCTTAGAAAATTAGAAGGTGTAGAAGAAGTCAATGTTCATTTGGTTACAGAAAAAGTAAGAATCCGTTACGATCGAGACCAGCAAAATCTAGCTAGTTTAGAGGCTGCTGTCAAAAAAGCAGGTTATAAACTGGTCTGGCAAGCATCAGAGAGAGAGAAAGAAATGAAAAAAAAGCTGACTAAGCAAGAAATTCTGTGGAATCAATTTATCTGGTCAGCCTTATTTACTCTTCCTTTGCTTTATATATCTATGGGACCTATGTTGCCGTTTGGTGGACTTCCTTTGCCAATTTGGCTCCATCAGCCTTTATTCTATACCACCAGTCAATTGATCTTGCTTTTGCCAGTCCTTTATATCGGTCGCAGTTTTTTCAAAAAAGGCTTTAAAATGCTCTTTCAGGCCCATCCCAATATGGACTCTCTGATTGCCGCAGGGACCAGTGCAGCTCTTCTTCAAGGGATGTTGATGCTTGGTTTTCTTCTATCAGGCAGAGAAGTACCTATGCATGGTCAGCATCCGGACTTGTATTTTGAATCGGCCGCAGTTATATTGACTTTGATTACCCTAGGAAAATACTTTGAAGCTAGATCCAAGGGACAAACTTCTGAAGCTATAAAAAAACTGATGAATCTAATCCCTCAAACAGCTCAAGTTTTACGTGAAGGGCAAGAAATGCAGGTTTCGATTGATCAAGTCCTAGTAGGAGATAGATTGATTGTTCGACCAGGTCAGCAGGTTCCTGTGGATGGCAAAGTCCTAGAGGGACAGACCAGAGTGGACGAGTCCATGTTGACAGGGGAGAGTCTACCGGTCAAGAAAATGGTAGGAGATACTGTTTTTGGTGCTACTCTTAATCAACAGGGAGCCATTCAAATGCAGGCAACCAAGGTTGGTCGTGATACAACTTTGTCCCAGATTATTCGCTTGGTAGAGGAGGCACAGGGGACTAAAGCTCCCATCGCCAAACTTGCTGACCAAGTATCAGCAGTCTTTGTTCCTATCGTTATGGGGTTGGCACTATTATCTGGTCTAACTTGGTATTTTCTAGGGCAAGAATCTTGGATATTCTCCCTGACTATTTCAATTTCTGTTCTGGTTATTGCCTGTCCCTGTGCTTTAGGCTTAGCAACGCCGACTGCCATCATGGTTGGTACGGGAAAGGGAGCAGAAAACGGGCTACTCTTCAAATCCAGCCAAGCTATAGAAGCTTTGCAGCAGGTGGACACCCTTATTTTTGACAAGACTGGCACCATTACCGAGGGGCAGCCCCAAGTGGTAGCCATTCAGCTTCTAGCGGATAAAAATCGAGAACAAGTCCTTCAACTTGCAGCAAGTAGCGAACAGTTTTCAGAACATCCCTTGGCTCAGGCTCTCCTTCAAACTGCAAAAGAGGAGTCTATTGCCTTGCTAGCGGCAACAAATTTTCAGGTACATGCTGGCCGTGGTCTTTCAGTGACAATAGCAGAGCAGACTATTCACTTGGGGAATGAACGTTTGATGAGTGAACAGGAAATTGAGCTTGGGGAAGGTCGTGCAGTAGCGGAACAATTTGCAAAAGAAGCTAAGACGCCAGTATTTTTAGCAGCTAATAAGGAACTCTTGGCGGTTATTGCAATCGCTGACCGAGTGAAGAAGACCAGTCAAGAGGCTATACAGACCCTAAAAGCTATGGGCTTAAAAGTGGTTATGTTAACAGGAGATCATAAAAAAACAGCACAAGCCATTGCCAAAGAAATAGGGATTGAGCAGGTTATTAGTCAAGTGTTACCTGATGATAAGGCCAATCAAGTTCGACTCTTGCAAAGTCAAGGAAAATGTGTAGCCATGGTGGGGGATGGCATCAATGATGCTCCAGCCCTAGCTCAGGCGCAGGTAGGCATCGCTATCGGTTCGGGCACGGATATTGCCATTGAATCCGCTGATGTAGTTCTCATGCATAGTGATATGTTGGATGTCATCAAAGCCATCAAGCTTAGTCAAGCAACCATGCGGACAATTAAACAAAATCTTTTTTGGGCCTTTGCCTATAATGTTGTCGGTATACCTATTGCTATGGGATTACTATACCTTTTCGATGGTCCTTTGCTAAATCCTATGCTTGCAGGTGCAGCAATGAGTCTGAGTTCCGTATCCGTAGTGCTTAATGCTCTGCGTTTGAGGAGTATGAGACTGGAGATTCAAGCTTTTAAGAAATAG
- the tpx gene encoding thiol peroxidase codes for MTTFIGKAVTLVGPRLQVGDKAPDFVLMANDLSLKSLNDFGKQTKVISVVPSIDTGVCDAQTRRFNQDLAERDNTVVITVSVDLPFAQKRWCGAAGLEDAVTLSDYYDHAFGKSYGVLMQEWNLLARAVFVLNAANEIIYVEYLDNVNEQPNYEAALAVLN; via the coding sequence ATGACAACGTTTATTGGAAAAGCAGTGACCTTAGTAGGCCCCCGTTTGCAGGTGGGGGACAAGGCCCCAGATTTTGTCCTAATGGCTAATGATTTGAGTCTGAAAAGTTTGAACGATTTTGGCAAGCAAACAAAGGTTATCAGCGTTGTGCCTTCCATTGACACAGGGGTTTGTGATGCGCAAACCCGTCGCTTCAATCAAGATTTGGCAGAGCGTGACAATACAGTTGTCATTACTGTTTCGGTCGATCTTCCGTTTGCTCAAAAACGCTGGTGTGGAGCTGCAGGATTAGAAGATGCGGTGACTCTATCGGACTACTACGATCACGCTTTTGGTAAATCCTATGGTGTCCTCATGCAGGAATGGAACCTTCTAGCTAGAGCAGTTTTTGTCCTAAATGCGGCCAATGAAATCATCTATGTCGAATACTTGGACAATGTTAACGAACAACCAAACTACGAAGCAGCACTAGCCGTGTTGAACTGA
- a CDS encoding ABC transporter ATP-binding protein, translating to MAYIEIKQSSKYYRMGETTIVANQDVSFEIEKGELVVILGSSGAGKSTLLNILGGMDSNDEGEVWIDGIDIARLSSHELTNYRRDDVGFVFQFYNLVANLTAKENVELAAEIVKDALDAEEILEQVGLGHRLNNFPAQLSGGEQQRVAIARAVAKKPKILLCDEPTGALDYQTGKHVLQILQNMSRKDGTTVIIVTHNAALAPIADRVIKMRDAHVYSVELNSHPQNITDLEY from the coding sequence ATGGCTTATATCGAAATCAAACAGTCTTCAAAATATTATCGAATGGGTGAGACAACCATTGTGGCGAACCAGGATGTCTCTTTTGAAATTGAAAAAGGAGAGCTGGTTGTTATTTTGGGTTCATCTGGTGCAGGGAAATCTACCTTGCTTAATATTCTTGGTGGGATGGATAGCAATGATGAAGGAGAAGTTTGGATTGATGGCATAGACATTGCTCGATTATCCAGTCATGAATTAACTAATTATCGCAGAGATGATGTTGGTTTTGTTTTCCAGTTTTACAATTTAGTAGCCAATCTCACAGCCAAGGAAAATGTTGAACTAGCAGCAGAGATTGTCAAAGATGCTCTAGATGCCGAGGAGATTCTTGAACAGGTGGGGCTAGGACACCGACTGAATAACTTTCCTGCCCAGCTTTCGGGCGGTGAACAGCAACGGGTTGCTATAGCTCGGGCGGTTGCCAAAAAGCCTAAAATCTTACTTTGTGATGAGCCGACCGGTGCTTTGGATTATCAGACGGGAAAACATGTTTTGCAAATCTTGCAGAACATGTCTCGCAAGGATGGGACAACGGTCATTATTGTAACGCACAATGCAGCCTTGGCTCCGATTGCAGATCGAGTTATTAAAATGCGAGATGCACATGTGTACTCGGTTGAGTTAAATTCGCATCCGCAGAATATCACCGATCTAGAGTATTAG
- a CDS encoding ABC transporter permease — translation MKKKIYWKDMGQSLISSKGRFLSIFSLMMLGALALTGLKVTSPNMEKTAQSYLVAHQTMDLAVLSGLGISQDDLEELRTLKGVAVEAGYFKDVTTEKEQEAIRLFSAPRTISNYHLLEGQFPSNKDQIALSPSLRTHYQLGDQFVVTEPDKNGRVLTQTSFTVVGFVASSEIWDNETMGLAASGTGQLAGYGVISETAFHSDAYMIARLRYDDLVNLPYYSQAYQEQLSKHQKEVEKLLEDNDEKRLAAIQSNGQAEISKSEGEISATQSQLKQAEERLQTSQKQLDNGRSEFARGRAKIVQSEAELKNALTGLLSNKSELERTKKELDNRKSQLDQTGSFLEGNRMELEQAAQRLEQAKQELDTQNTKLSQNASTISTGRFNWHRDQQELDKQIASQVQEGQTLSDYPELLAKQEQLDAEKQRLNQLEIEHEQANQTYLQGHDYYQSKVKEHETALAQYQKWNEEHQANVAQYQASLSQYEQSVAAYHAAVADYEWSLSQLESSSLKLNQDALRLEEADKELSQVQSELSTNKAKADKHLSQAQSEIEAAKSGLNKLEKSPYQILTRSSLPGGDGYTTYSNATKSIAAVGNVFPVVLHLVAALVTFTTMARFVDEERTRSGLFKSLGYTNRQIMAKFILYGLGAGLVGTLVGVVVGNLILSPLISSIITKTTVIGPAKLHFYPLWTGVAILLSLISSVLPVYLVARHELAEKPAQLLLPKPPVVGSTIWLEKWPAIWSRLTFTHKVTARNIFRYKLRMLMTILGVAGTVALLFGGLGIRSSISGVVKRQFTDLIHYDMLVVENSRAAEKDLNKLTDFLQSNQVRQSLPVVFDQLKEAVQERDQRKNLSISLFISNLQDLGNLISLKTQSGQTIKLSDRGIILTQKLAQIYGVTAGDKIPLTLEEKEVQVRVAAVVDMYAGHFIYMTDSYYRQVTGKRRTANAYLVQLKEDKTNHIKKTAHQLLAMPAVKSVVQNTSLMAMLTTIAGSLQTIMTILIILSILLGLVILYNLTIINMSERIRELSTIRVLGFHNKEVTMYIYRETIVLSLIGILVGLIGGSYLHRLLLVMISSDSIRFNPNVGLEVYLIPILAILGILAALGWYVHHLLRKVNMLEALKSVE, via the coding sequence ATGAAAAAGAAAATCTATTGGAAGGATATGGGACAGTCCTTGATTTCTTCCAAAGGACGATTCCTATCTATTTTTAGTTTGATGATGCTAGGTGCTTTAGCCTTGACAGGTTTGAAAGTGACATCTCCCAATATGGAGAAAACAGCTCAGTCCTATCTTGTAGCTCATCAAACAATGGATTTGGCAGTTTTATCTGGTTTAGGGATCAGTCAAGATGACCTTGAAGAACTAAGAACCTTGAAAGGAGTCGCAGTTGAAGCAGGCTACTTTAAGGATGTGACTACAGAGAAAGAGCAGGAAGCCATTCGCTTATTTTCTGCACCAAGAACTATCTCAAACTATCATCTTTTAGAAGGTCAATTTCCTAGTAATAAGGATCAGATAGCCCTATCGCCTTCTTTGCGAACACATTACCAATTAGGTGACCAGTTTGTTGTGACAGAACCAGACAAGAATGGCAGGGTATTGACTCAGACCAGTTTTACGGTGGTTGGTTTTGTCGCTTCATCAGAAATATGGGACAATGAGACCATGGGACTGGCTGCCAGTGGAACTGGTCAACTAGCAGGGTATGGGGTAATCAGTGAAACAGCATTTCATTCAGATGCCTATATGATTGCTCGTTTACGCTATGATGATTTGGTAAATCTTCCTTATTATAGTCAAGCTTATCAAGAACAATTAAGTAAACATCAAAAAGAGGTAGAAAAGCTTTTAGAAGATAATGATGAAAAACGGTTAGCTGCTATTCAGTCAAATGGACAGGCTGAAATTTCTAAAAGTGAAGGAGAAATTTCTGCTACCCAATCACAGCTAAAGCAAGCTGAAGAAAGACTACAAACTAGCCAAAAACAATTGGATAATGGTCGCAGTGAATTTGCACGAGGTCGCGCTAAGATTGTTCAATCTGAAGCAGAATTGAAAAATGCTTTGACCGGTTTATTATCAAATAAGAGTGAATTAGAGCGGACCAAGAAAGAGCTAGATAATCGGAAATCGCAACTGGATCAGACCGGTTCCTTTTTAGAAGGAAACCGCATGGAACTAGAACAAGCAGCCCAACGTCTGGAGCAGGCCAAGCAAGAGTTGGATACTCAAAATACCAAACTTAGCCAGAATGCCTCAACTATCTCAACAGGACGTTTTAACTGGCATCGTGATCAACAAGAGTTGGATAAGCAAATTGCTAGTCAGGTGCAGGAAGGGCAAACTCTTTCAGATTATCCTGAATTGCTAGCAAAACAGGAACAATTGGATGCAGAAAAACAACGTCTAAACCAACTAGAGATAGAACATGAGCAAGCTAATCAGACTTATCTACAAGGGCATGATTATTACCAGTCTAAGGTAAAGGAACATGAGACAGCCTTAGCTCAGTATCAAAAATGGAATGAAGAACACCAAGCTAATGTAGCACAGTATCAAGCTAGTCTTAGCCAATACGAACAAAGCGTTGCAGCTTATCATGCCGCAGTAGCAGATTATGAATGGAGTCTTAGCCAGTTAGAGTCTTCCAGTTTAAAACTCAATCAAGACGCCTTGCGTTTGGAAGAGGCTGATAAAGAATTGTCCCAAGTACAATCTGAGCTATCAACCAATAAAGCGAAGGCCGATAAACACCTCAGCCAAGCTCAGTCAGAAATTGAAGCTGCTAAGTCTGGTCTTAATAAACTTGAAAAATCACCCTATCAAATTTTGACACGTTCAAGTCTGCCTGGAGGAGATGGCTATACAACTTATAGCAATGCAACCAAGTCTATTGCTGCAGTAGGAAATGTCTTTCCTGTTGTTCTCCACTTGGTGGCAGCTCTCGTCACCTTCACCACTATGGCTCGCTTTGTGGATGAGGAACGGACACGTTCAGGCCTCTTCAAGTCTCTAGGTTATACCAATAGACAGATAATGGCCAAGTTTATCCTTTATGGATTAGGGGCAGGATTAGTAGGGACTTTGGTGGGAGTTGTAGTAGGAAATCTCATTCTATCACCTCTTATCTCCAGTATTATCACAAAAACAACCGTGATTGGTCCAGCAAAACTCCATTTTTACCCCCTTTGGACAGGGGTAGCTATCCTCTTGTCTTTGATTTCTTCAGTTTTACCAGTCTATCTGGTTGCACGACATGAACTAGCAGAAAAACCAGCTCAATTACTCTTACCTAAACCACCGGTAGTAGGATCCACCATCTGGTTAGAAAAATGGCCAGCTATCTGGTCTCGTCTCACTTTTACTCATAAAGTGACGGCTCGTAACATTTTTCGCTACAAACTCCGCATGCTGATGACTATTTTGGGAGTAGCAGGTACTGTTGCTCTCCTGTTTGGTGGATTGGGAATTCGGTCCTCCATATCAGGCGTAGTGAAACGACAGTTCACTGATTTGATTCATTATGATATGTTGGTAGTGGAAAATAGCAGAGCCGCCGAGAAAGACTTGAATAAACTGACAGATTTTCTCCAGTCCAATCAAGTTCGCCAGTCTCTTCCGGTGGTTTTTGACCAATTAAAAGAAGCAGTGCAGGAAAGAGACCAAAGAAAAAATCTTTCTATTAGCCTGTTTATCTCTAATCTGCAAGATTTAGGAAATCTTATCAGCCTGAAAACTCAATCTGGGCAAACAATTAAATTGAGTGATAGGGGCATTATCTTAACTCAAAAATTAGCTCAAATCTATGGCGTAACAGCTGGTGATAAAATCCCTCTGACCTTGGAGGAGAAGGAAGTCCAAGTTAGGGTTGCTGCTGTAGTAGATATGTATGCAGGTCACTTCATTTACATGACGGATAGCTATTATAGACAGGTAACAGGAAAGCGTAGAACCGCTAACGCCTATCTAGTCCAGCTCAAAGAAGATAAGACAAATCATATAAAAAAGACTGCCCATCAACTTCTAGCCATGCCAGCAGTAAAAAGTGTGGTACAAAATACATCTCTCATGGCTATGTTGACCACCATCGCAGGTTCGCTCCAGACCATCATGACCATCTTAATCATTTTATCTATCTTACTAGGTCTTGTTATCCTTTATAACCTCACTATTATAAACATGTCGGAGCGGATTCGTGAATTGTCAACCATTCGGGTGCTGGGTTTCCACAATAAGGAAGTAACGATGTACATCTATAGAGAAACCATTGTCCTTTCATTGATTGGAATACTGGTCGGCCTAATTGGTGGAAGCTATCTTCATAGGCTTCTCTTAGTCATGATTAGTTCGGACAGTATCCGCTTTAATCCGAATGTTGGATTGGAAGTCTACCTTATTCCAATACTTGCTATCCTTGGCATTCTAGCAGCTCTCGGCTGGTATGTTCATCATCTCCTCCGAAAGGTCAATATGCTAGAAGCATTGAAGTCGGTTGAATAG